One window of the Zea mays cultivar B73 chromosome 3, Zm-B73-REFERENCE-NAM-5.0, whole genome shotgun sequence genome contains the following:
- the LOC103650299 gene encoding receptor protein-tyrosine kinase CEPR1 — MVSTTLCSSPPPLLCFVLIIIIFFASGDGGAAAAALELDTQAAYLANMKEQFAGPGMSRWWDFMSPAPDYCSFHGIACDRSGNVTGIDVTSWRLVGRLPPGVCAALPALRELRMAYNDVRGGFPLGVLNCTSLEVLNLSYSGVSGAVPPNLSRLRALRVLDLSNNLFTGAFPTSIANVTSLEVVNLNENPGFDVWRPPESLFVPLRRIRVLILSTTSMRGGIPAWFGNMTSLTDLELSGNFLTGRIPESLARLPRLQFLELYYNELEGGVPAELGNLTQLTDMDLSENRLTGGIPDSLCALRNLRVLQIYTNRLTGPIPAVLGNSTQLRILSVYRNQLTGEIPADLGRYSDLNVIEVSENQLTGPLPPYACANGQLQYILVLSNLLTGPILPAYAECTPLLRFRVSNNHLEGDVPPGIFGLPHASIVDLSYNHFTGPVAATVAGATNLTSLFASNNRMSGQLPPEIAAASGLVKIDLSDNLIAGPIPESVGLLSKLNQLSLQGNRLNGSIPETLAGLKALNVLNLSDNALSGEIPESLCKLLPNSLDFSNNNLSGPVPLQLIKEGLLESVAGNPGLCVAFRLNLTDPALPLCPRPSLRRGLARNVWVVGVCALVCAVAMLALARRWVLRARRCAEQEGALALSPASSASYDVRSFHKLSFEQHEILEALIDKNIVGHGGSGTVYKIELSSGELVAVKKLWLSSSKRLLRGPSSKQVDWAAAAAMTNTTNTRDSTTSDGGGGGWLGDRELRTEVETLGSIRHKNIVKLYCCYSGADCNLLVYEYMPNGNLWEALHGCYLLLDWPTRHRVALGVAQGLAYLHHDLLFPIVHRDIKSSNILLDADFEPKVADFGIAKVLQARGGGGVDRDRDASTTTIAGTYGYLAPEYAYSSKATTKCDVYSFGVVLMELATGRKPIEPEFGDTRDIVHWVSGKVAAGAGAEADALDKRLAWSPYKEEMVQALRVAVRCTCSMPGLRPTMADVVQMLAEAGPPAGRTTKDDSSGEPKVLVADHHHASPPPPPP; from the exons ATGGTGTCCACCACTCTCTGCAGTTCACCTCCACCCTTGCTCTGCTTCgttctcatcatcatcatcttcttcgCGTCCGGCgatggcggcgcggcggcggcggcattgGAGCTGGACACGCAGGCTGCCTATCTCGCCAATATGAAGGAGCAGTTCGCGGGGCCTGGCATGTCGAGGTGGTGGGACTTCATGTCGCCGGCGCCGGACTACTGCAGCTTCCACGGCATCGCCTGCGACCGGTCCGGCAACGTCACGGGCATCGACGTCACGTCGTGGCGCCTCGTCGGCCGGCTCCCGCCTGGCGTCTGCGCGGCGCTCCCCGCGCTCCGGGAGCTTCGGATGGCGTACAACGATGTCCGCGGCGGGTTTCCGCTGGGCGTGCTCAACTGCACCTCCCTGGAGGTGCTCAACCTCAGCTACTCCGGCGTGTCGGGTGCCGTGCCCCCCAACCTGTCCCGGCTGCGCGCGCTTCGGGTGCTCGACCTCTCCAACAACCTCTTCACCGGCGCGTTCCCGACGTCCATCGCCAACGTCACGAGCCTGGAGGTGGTGAACCTCAACGAGAACCCCGGCTTCGACGTGTGGCGGCCGCCCGAGTCGCTGTTCGTGCCGCTGCGGCGCATCCGCGTGCTCATCCTCTCCACCACGTCCATGCGCGGCGGCATCCCCGCGTGGTTCGGCAACATGACGTCGCTCACCGACCTCGAGCTCAGCGGCAACTTCCTCACCGGCCGCATCCCGGAGTCGCTGGCGCGCCTCCCGCGCCTGCAGTTCCTCGAGCTCTATTACAACGAGCTGGAGGGCGGCGTCCCCGCCGAGCTCGGCAACCTCACGCAGCTCACCGACATGGACCTCTCCGAGAACCGCCTCACCGGCGGCATCCCGGACTCGCTGTGCGCGCTGCGCAACCTGCGCGTGCTCCAGATCTACACCAACCGTCTCACGGGCCCCATCCCGGCCGTGCTCGGCAACTCCACGCAGCTGCGCATCCTCTCCGTGTACCGCAACCAGCTCACCGGCGAGATCCCCGCCGACCTCGGCCGGTACTCGGACCTCAACGTGATCGAGGTGTCGGAGAACCAGCTGACGGGGCCGCTGCCGCCGTACGCCTGCGCCAACGGCCAGCTCCAGTACATCCTGGTGCTGAGCAACCTCCTGACGGGGCCCATCCTGCCGGCGTACGCCGAGTGCACGCCGCTGCTCCGGTTCCGCGTGAGCAACAACCACCTGGAGGGCGACGTGCCGCCGGGCATCTTCGGCCTCCCGCACGCCTCCATCGTCGACCTCAGCTACAACCACTTCACCGGGCCCGTGGCGGCCACGGTGGCGGGCGCCACGAACCTGACCTCGCTGTTCGCGTCCAACAACCGGATGTCCGGACAGCTCCCTCCGGAGATCGCCGCCGCGTCGGGGCTGGTGAAGATCGACCTGAGCGACAACCTCATCGCCGGACCCATCCCGGAGTCCGTGGGCCTGCTGTCGAAGCTGAACCAGCTGTCCCTGCAGGGAAACAGGCTGAACGGATCCATCCCGGAGACGCTCGCCGGGCTCAAGGCGCTGAACGTGCTGAACCTGTCGGACAACGCGCTGTCCGGCGAGATCCCGGAGTCGCTGTGCAAGCTGCTGCCCAACTCGCTGGACTTCTCCAACAACAACCTGTCGGGGCCGGTGCCCCTGCAGCTGATCAAGGAGGGCCTGCTGGAGAGCGTGGCGGGGAACCCGGGGCTGTGCGTGGCGTTCCGGCTGAACCTGACGGACCCGGCGCTGCCGCTCTGCCCGCGGCCGAGCCTGCGGCGGGGGCTGGCCAGGAACGTGTGGGTGGTGGGCGTCTGCGCTCTGGTGTGCGCCGTGGCGATGCTAGCGTTGGCGCGGCGGTGGGTGCTGCGGGCGCGGCGGTGCGCGGAGCAGGAGGGGGCGCTGGCGTTGTCGCCGGCGTCCAGCGCGTCGTACGACGTGAGGAGCTTCCACAAGCTGAGCTTCGAGCAGCACGAGATCCTGGAGGCGCTGATCGACAAGAATATCGTGGGGCACGGGGGCTCTGGGACCGTGTACAAGATCGAGCTTAGCAGCGGCGAGCTGGTGGCGGTGAAGAAGCTGTGGTTGTCGTCGTCGAAACGGCTGCTGCGTGGGCCGAGCAGCAAGCAGGTGGactgggcggcggcggcggcgatgacCAACACAACCAACACGAGAGACAGCACAAcaagcgacggcggcggcggcgggtggcTCGGCGACCGCGAGCTCCGCACGGAGGTGGAGACGCTGGGCAGCATCCGGCACAAGAACATCGTGAAGCTCTACTGCTGCTACTCCGGCGCAGACTGCAACCTGCTGGTGTACGAGTACATGCCCAACGGCAACCTGTGGGAGGCGCTCCACGGCTGCTACCTGCTGCTGGACTGGCCGACGCGGCACCGTGTGGCGCTCGGCGTCGCGCAGGGGCTCGCCTACCTCCACCACGACCTCCTCTTCCCCATCGTGCACCGCGACATCAAGTCCTCCAACATCCTCCTCGACGCCGACTTCGAGCCCAAGGTAGCAGACTTCGGCATCGCCAAGGTGCTccaggcgcgcggcggcggtggCGTTGACCGAGACCGAgacgcctccaccaccaccatcgccggcACCTACGGCTACCTGGCGCCAG AGTACGCCTACTCGTCCAAGGCGACGACCAAGTGCGACGTGTACAGCTTTGGCGTGGTGCTGATGGAGCTGGCCACGGGGAGGAAGCCCATCGAGCCGGAGTTCGGGGACACGAGGGACATCGTGCACTGGGTCTCCGGCAAGGTGGCCGCCGGCGCCGGAGCCGAGGCGGACGCGCTGGACAAGCGCCTCGCGTGGAGTCCATACAAGGAGGAGATGGTGCAGGCGCTGCGCGTCGCCGTGCGCTGCACCTGCAGCATGCCGGGACTCCGCCCCACCATGGCCGATGTCGTGCAGATGCTCGccgaggccgggccacccgccggccGGACGACAAAGGACGACAGCTCCGGCGAGCCCAAAGTACTCGTAGCAGATCATCATCATGcttctccgccgccgccgccgccttag